The genomic DNA GTATGGCCGGTCGCTTCTAATAGATTGCAATCTATGGATATTCTCATCCTCTTGGGTCTCATTATTATTTCGGCAGTTATCTCTACGGCCGAAATCGGTTTCTTTGCAGTCAATGAAACGAAGCTGAAGGCACTGGCCCTCACGGGCAATGCCCGAGCAAAGTTGGCACTTCATCTCCGCAGTGACCCGCAAAAACTCTTGTCGACCATTCTTGTTGGCGACCGCCTGATCGGTGTGGCGACGCCGATGTATGCCACCTTCCTGACGCTGAACATCTATGGAGGCCGTAATTTCTTTGATGAGGCGATTGCCGTCATGGTCGGTCTGCTGACCTTTGTGCTCTTGGTTGCTGTTGATGTGATCCCCAAAACATTAGCCGCTAAATTTGCAGTTCCCGTGACGCTGAACATGGCCTACCCTGTCTATGGGGTTCAGTTGCTGCTCAAACCGTTCCTATTTGTGATGGTCCCTCTGATCCATAAGTTGACCGGAGGGAAGGGACTGACGCTGCCCCTCGTGACCGAAGAAGAGCTGAAGATTATGCTGGATGAGGGAGGGAAGACGGGGACGATCGAGGTCGAGAAGGTGAAGATGATCAAGAACGTCTTCCAGCTCAAAGATATCACCGCTGAAGACGCGATGACCCCTCGCCTCTATGTCTTCTCCTTGGATGGGAATCTGCGCCTGAAGGAGGCCCAAGAGCTTCTCTACAACTCGAAATATTCACGGATTCCCGTATATGACGGGACGATGGATAACATCACGGGCATTCTGTACAAGACGAGAGCACTCACTGAACTCGCCAAGGGGCGGAATGAGGCCAAGCTCAATGATATTGCCTATCCGCCGCTGTTCGTGCCGTCCGGAAAAACCGCAGACGACCTGATGAAGCAGTTTCAGCAGGAGAAACGCCATATGGCCGTCGTGGTGAACGAGTTCGGTGGCGTCATGGGGATTGTCACACTTGAGGATCTTCTCGAAGAAGTGGTCGGGGAGATCATGGACGAAACAGACATCACCGAAGAGCTGATCAAGCGGCTAGGGAAGAACCACATTTTGGTTCACAGCAGGACTGAAGTGCGCAAGGTCAACGACTTCCTGAAGGTCGATCTCGGCGACGAAGCGGTGACGATCGGAGGGCTCATTCAGCAGGAGCTTGGAAGAATTCCCAAGGTGGGAGAAGAAGTGCGGATCGCCAACTGTCGAATCCTCATCCATGAAGCCGAGCCTCGATCCATTCGAAGTGTCCAAATCTTTCG from Nitrospirota bacterium includes the following:
- a CDS encoding hemolysin family protein, producing MDILILLGLIIISAVISTAEIGFFAVNETKLKALALTGNARAKLALHLRSDPQKLLSTILVGDRLIGVATPMYATFLTLNIYGGRNFFDEAIAVMVGLLTFVLLVAVDVIPKTLAAKFAVPVTLNMAYPVYGVQLLLKPFLFVMVPLIHKLTGGKGLTLPLVTEEELKIMLDEGGKTGTIEVEKVKMIKNVFQLKDITAEDAMTPRLYVFSLDGNLRLKEAQELLYNSKYSRIPVYDGTMDNITGILYKTRALTELAKGRNEAKLNDIAYPPLFVPSGKTADDLMKQFQQEKRHMAVVVNEFGGVMGIVTLEDLLEEVVGEIMDETDITEELIKRLGKNHILVHSRTEVRKVNDFLKVDLGDEAVTIGGLIQQELGRIPKVGEEVRIANCRILIHEAEPRSIRSVQIFREEKSPAHVESQNLDLVS